One window of the Bacteroidota bacterium genome contains the following:
- a CDS encoding T9SS type A sorting domain-containing protein produces MKKLILLLTTVFLNNTGLFSQGCLPEGITFATQEQIDNFQTNYPGCTEIEGDVTISGDDITHLNGLHVLTSIGGFLEIDYNDTLTSLSGLDNLNSIGDNLLIYLNYALTNIIGLGNLNSIGGDLRIGGNYVLSSLTGLENLTSIGGDLGISGNIALTNLTGLNNLTSIGGKVTIGDYYEDNSALTSLSGLNNLTSVEGNFWIIMNPVLENLSGLEDITYIGGDFHIAYNNALTNLEGLEGLTSLGGNLCINYNDSLRSLIGLEGLTSISEVLSIGENNSLMNMMGLEGLTSSGGYIEIYHNDALTNLEGLDNMTFIGGCLSILYNNSLTSLVGLENLTSIGDFLSIESNDSLTSMTGLESLTSIEDYLDINNNNILVNLTGLEDLAFIGGSLSITNNNAITCLSGLDNIDAGSITNLNIHDNTSLSICEVQSICNYLANPYGIVDIYNNAPGCNSPIELADVCGITLPCLPYGNYYFFTQVDIDSFQTNYPNCIEIEGNVIISGNNITSLQGLSVLTVIGGDLQIGNNNALTNLTGLEDITYIGGDLSIRNNFALTSLTGLHNVTSIGGILGIHDNDCLISLVGLDNIHSGSITYLQMTYNNSLSTCEVQSICDYLTSLGGYEIWDNATGCNSKEEIATACEEISVNDINTGNSISIYPNPSSTLLTIKVSDIPRQRLLTILNLNSQEIINRRITDSKTVIDISNLPSGIYFVRLINDRTVEVGKIIKE; encoded by the coding sequence GTGAAAAAACTTATTCTTTTACTCACAACTGTATTCCTTAATAACACAGGTCTTTTTTCCCAGGGCTGCCTGCCCGAAGGAATTACATTTGCTACACAAGAGCAGATAGATAATTTTCAGACGAACTATCCTGGATGCACGGAAATTGAGGGTGATGTAACAATATCGGGAGATGATATTACCCATTTAAATGGATTACATGTTTTAACTTCTATCGGGGGATTCCTTGAAATTGATTATAACGATACCCTGACAAGCCTATCAGGATTGGATAATTTAAATTCAATCGGAGATAACCTTCTAATTTACTTAAACTATGCCTTGACCAACATAATAGGACTGGGGAATTTGAATTCTATCGGAGGAGACCTTAGGATTGGTGGCAATTATGTCCTGTCCAGCCTGACGGGATTGGAGAATTTGACATCCATCGGGGGAGATCTTGGAATTAGCGGCAACATCGCTCTGACCAACCTGACGGGACTGAACAATTTGACCTCTATTGGAGGTAAGGTTACTATTGGAGACTATTATGAAGATAACTCTGCCCTTACGAGTTTGAGTGGATTGAATAATTTGACCTCTGTGGAAGGTAATTTTTGGATTATTATGAATCCTGTCCTTGAAAATCTTTCAGGACTGGAGGATATAACTTATATCGGGGGTGATTTTCATATTGCATACAACAATGCCTTAACCAATCTTGAGGGATTGGAAGGTTTGACTTCCCTTGGAGGAAACCTTTGTATAAATTATAATGACTCACTGAGAAGCCTAATAGGGTTGGAAGGTTTGACTTCAATCTCGGAAGTACTATCAATAGGAGAAAACAATTCTCTGATGAATATGATGGGACTGGAAGGCTTGACTTCATCCGGGGGATACATCGAAATTTATCATAATGATGCTTTAACTAATCTTGAGGGATTGGACAATATGACTTTCATCGGGGGGTGTCTTTCTATTTTATACAACAACTCTCTAACCAGCCTGGTGGGGCTGGAAAATTTGACTTCAATTGGGGATTTCTTATCAATTGAATCCAACGACAGTCTGACAAGTATGACGGGACTGGAGAGTTTGACTTCTATTGAGGATTATCTTGATATTAATAATAACAACATCTTAGTCAATTTAACAGGATTGGAGGATTTAGCTTTCATCGGTGGAAGCCTTTCTATTACCAATAATAATGCCATTACCTGCTTGTCGGGGTTAGACAATATTGATGCAGGCTCTATCACAAATCTGAACATCCACGATAACACTTCATTATCGATCTGCGAAGTACAAAGTATCTGTAATTATTTAGCCAATCCTTACGGAATAGTAGATATTTATAATAATGCACCTGGATGTAACAGCCCCATCGAATTGGCAGATGTTTGTGGTATTACTTTACCATGTTTGCCCTATGGTAACTATTATTTTTTCACTCAAGTCGATATTGACAGCTTCCAAACGAATTATCCCAACTGCATTGAAATAGAGGGGAATGTAATAATAAGTGGTAATAATATTACAAGCCTCCAAGGATTAAGTGTTTTAACTGTAATCGGTGGTGATCTTCAGATTGGAAATAATAATGCTCTGACTAATTTGACAGGATTGGAGGATATAACTTATATCGGGGGTGATCTTAGTATCAGGAATAATTTCGCTTTGACTAGCTTGACAGGATTGCATAATGTAACTTCCATAGGCGGTATACTTGGAATTCATGACAATGACTGCCTGATCAGCCTAGTGGGGTTGGACAATATTCATAGTGGATCGATTACATATTTACAAATGACTTATAATAATTCTTTGTCAACCTGTGAAGTGCAAAGCATCTGTGATTATTTAACCAGTCTAGGTGGCTATGAAATCTGGGATAATGCAACTGGTTGTAATAGTAAAGAAGAAATTGCTACGGCTTGTGAAGAGATATCAGTAAATGACATTAATACTGGTAATTCAATTTCAATCTATCCTAATCCCTCTTCAACTTTATTAACCATCAAAGTATCTGACATACCTCGACAAAGGCTTTTAACAATATTGAACCTTAACAGTCAGGAGATCATCAATCGCCGGATAACAGACTCAAAAACGGTGATTGACATCAGTAATCTGCCCAGCGGGATTTATTTTGTCAGGCTCATCAATGATAGGACCGTTGAAGTGGGGAAAATAATTAAAGAATGA